Proteins encoded in a region of the Flavobacterium sp. PMTSA4 genome:
- a CDS encoding NACHT domain-containing protein: MVTIDKIDFTKLKPYDGKTTKCFEQFCYQIAQKEFGHLGTFTPIDGSGGDGGVEFYLKLHNGEKWGWQCKFFGDTGRLNVGSRNSAIEGSFETAIRNHNDLTKWFLCLKTDLTADSLSSKGKFSKGERNWFENELTKIIPSGKTIELEHWGETSFVTFIKDSKHIGIRSFFFGELEFNQDWFKKIFDENFEKVKDKYDFDLHTIDRYTQSKIDFLLFDSNYIKLTGELKDELLEKSNEIEATLRDFLDERMLTTKEHTQRENYFLICQEFKNHIAHVFEKIEFIESCFTNNTPELLSNFDLEGLNKNFFEYYNKIDYRVFDEKSRAFKDASSISYLISEFGEIYNRFFRNYFHKKQREIHFIADAAKGKTHISCDIAYRKIVNSKPAIFITGDKFTDDTSITEALRKILDVPQEFTFDDFLKALDVYASILNTQIPIVIDGLNETISNRLFSPIWNNHLSAFIAKVLQTKNLLVVTTCRKSYVDRIWDNTKTNEFHYLYGFDDYETIHEAVKKYFTKYKLKAELFFAPLEKFKDPIFLKIFCEIKNPNWKSSGEVAVNIEEESSYNVFREYLSQVNKRVTSSNPILKANEQFIADSLSQLSLFLWSNNTREIPVNEFYNLIDGKSVYEKDKSRADILINEGLVLTRDIRDKSEYVSFTYDILAGFMIGEYLIQKHSDVSYFISKKFIQKIIVNSKQHPFFEDVISSLCLLLPQIKQTSFHELCEKDRLLKFTKSKSFKYLPNFITKWYTDRIKFSNYAFGKSVSSLFVLPANAVKESDVHLVTELFLRADENKKIFYNLSFKTLGDVKHPLNAIFFSKLLASLKMNERDISWTEYIRKKSHDLEDYILEFEMQCRSNASESKLVSEKQHIVSIFIIWLLTSTNRSLRDKATKALYFYGRKFPNELSSLVYTSLKFNDPYVWVRTLASMYGVVMAEHKSTTSDNFRNKILPELSKSIYDLIFKENAPHSTTHILARDYARRIIEIGLVHNSSLLSEQEIINIRPPYSIGGLRNLGEFDYGEKDYGYDGPIHMDFSNYTIGRIVKNGGSYSNPPEKEKVRRQIYWRIYDLGWNAELFKEAEKALGNDNYYNRGRTEQATVERYGKKYSWIAYFENAGLRDDLGLLDRDWDTFRLSDADIDPSFPEEPKNELFLTHNLLGEKTTPLVDWYENGGMPFVEEYLTVNNLKGNNGDWICLDSYIGQEDMSIERNRFTFIRGLIVKNSDYDNVIKLLNIQNMGGRWLPEKRENYYSYAGELYIFNDATHDNETILEFKTAKKTIKIKKGEPGYYSSVFFDLKDNEISTREKFPEEIEKEVSEIKEFDALMPVMEYNWESYHSSTNNAGHITVPAKEIANHLKLISQPQTFDLLDSDGNIASLNLKYHNNYNNSHSFVYIRQDLLDKYLIETNSKYIWIIWGERDVRFKTEERRQDFFKANPFKEHQVFQKVVEYK, encoded by the coding sequence ATGGTTACAATTGACAAGATAGATTTCACAAAACTTAAGCCATATGACGGTAAAACGACCAAGTGTTTTGAGCAATTTTGCTACCAAATAGCGCAAAAAGAATTTGGACACCTTGGAACATTCACACCAATAGATGGAAGTGGCGGCGATGGAGGAGTTGAATTTTATTTAAAACTTCATAATGGAGAAAAATGGGGTTGGCAATGCAAATTTTTTGGAGATACAGGACGATTAAATGTAGGTTCTAGAAATTCAGCGATTGAGGGTTCATTTGAAACAGCGATTCGAAATCATAATGACTTAACAAAATGGTTTCTTTGTTTAAAAACAGATTTAACAGCAGATAGCTTATCAAGCAAAGGAAAGTTTAGTAAAGGAGAAAGAAATTGGTTTGAAAACGAATTAACTAAAATTATTCCCTCGGGAAAAACAATCGAACTTGAACATTGGGGAGAAACTTCATTTGTTACTTTTATAAAAGATTCAAAACATATTGGGATTCGTAGTTTCTTTTTTGGGGAATTGGAATTTAACCAAGACTGGTTCAAGAAAATATTTGATGAGAATTTTGAAAAAGTAAAAGATAAATACGATTTTGACTTACATACTATTGACAGATATACTCAATCTAAAATTGATTTTCTTTTATTTGATTCAAACTACATTAAACTAACAGGAGAACTAAAAGATGAACTACTTGAAAAATCAAATGAAATTGAAGCAACACTGCGTGACTTTCTTGATGAAAGAATGCTTACAACAAAAGAGCATACTCAAAGGGAAAATTATTTTTTAATTTGTCAAGAGTTTAAAAATCATATTGCTCACGTTTTTGAAAAAATTGAATTTATTGAATCTTGTTTTACAAACAACACACCAGAACTTCTATCCAATTTTGACTTAGAAGGACTAAACAAGAACTTTTTTGAGTATTACAACAAGATAGATTATAGAGTTTTTGATGAAAAATCACGAGCGTTTAAAGATGCTTCAAGTATTTCATATCTTATTTCAGAATTTGGAGAAATTTATAATCGTTTTTTCAGAAACTATTTTCATAAAAAACAAAGAGAAATTCACTTTATTGCTGATGCGGCAAAAGGAAAAACTCACATCTCCTGCGATATTGCTTATAGAAAAATAGTAAACTCAAAACCTGCAATTTTTATTACAGGAGATAAATTTACAGACGACACAAGTATCACAGAAGCATTAAGAAAAATCCTTGATGTTCCGCAAGAATTTACCTTTGATGATTTTCTAAAAGCCCTTGATGTTTATGCATCAATTCTAAACACCCAAATTCCCATAGTAATAGACGGGTTAAATGAAACTATTTCAAACCGACTGTTTTCACCAATTTGGAATAACCATTTATCTGCATTCATTGCAAAAGTCTTGCAGACAAAAAACCTGCTAGTAGTTACCACTTGCAGAAAATCGTACGTTGATAGAATTTGGGATAATACCAAAACAAATGAATTTCATTATTTATATGGTTTTGATGATTACGAAACAATTCACGAAGCTGTAAAAAAATACTTTACTAAATATAAATTAAAAGCTGAATTGTTTTTTGCACCGCTTGAAAAATTCAAAGATCCAATATTTCTAAAAATATTTTGCGAAATCAAAAATCCAAATTGGAAATCTTCGGGTGAGGTCGCAGTTAATATTGAGGAAGAATCGTCTTATAATGTATTTCGAGAATATTTAAGTCAAGTAAATAAACGAGTAACAAGCAGCAACCCCATTTTAAAAGCAAATGAACAATTCATAGCAGATTCACTTAGTCAGCTATCGCTATTCTTGTGGAGTAATAATACAAGAGAAATCCCAGTAAATGAATTCTACAATTTGATTGATGGTAAATCTGTTTATGAAAAGGACAAATCAAGGGCAGATATTCTGATTAATGAAGGCTTAGTTTTAACCCGAGATATTCGTGATAAAAGTGAATATGTAAGTTTTACTTATGACATTCTTGCGGGTTTTATGATTGGTGAATATCTAATTCAAAAGCATTCTGACGTATCATATTTTATTAGTAAAAAGTTTATTCAAAAAATAATAGTTAATAGTAAACAACACCCATTTTTTGAGGATGTGATTTCCTCATTATGTTTGCTTCTACCACAAATAAAGCAAACTTCATTTCACGAATTGTGTGAAAAGGATAGGCTATTGAAGTTTACAAAATCTAAATCATTTAAGTATTTGCCAAACTTTATCACTAAATGGTATACTGACCGAATTAAGTTTTCTAATTATGCATTTGGCAAGTCAGTCTCATCGCTTTTTGTTTTGCCAGCAAATGCAGTTAAAGAAAGTGACGTTCACTTGGTTACGGAACTTTTTTTAAGAGCAGATGAGAACAAAAAAATATTCTATAACCTTTCATTTAAAACGCTTGGGGATGTGAAGCATCCATTGAATGCAATTTTCTTTTCAAAATTGTTGGCTTCACTAAAAATGAATGAACGCGATATTTCTTGGACTGAATACATCAGAAAAAAGAGCCACGACCTCGAAGATTATATTTTAGAATTTGAAATGCAATGTCGTTCAAACGCAAGCGAATCCAAACTTGTTTCTGAAAAGCAACATATTGTATCAATATTTATCATTTGGTTGCTCACTAGTACTAATAGGAGTTTAAGAGATAAAGCAACAAAAGCACTTTATTTTTATGGAAGAAAGTTTCCAAACGAACTTTCATCATTAGTCTATACTTCTTTAAAATTCAATGACCCGTATGTTTGGGTACGAACGTTAGCTTCTATGTATGGAGTTGTAATGGCAGAACACAAATCAACGACATCTGATAATTTTAGAAATAAAATTTTACCCGAACTATCAAAATCGATTTATGACCTAATTTTTAAAGAAAATGCACCCCATTCAACAACACATATTTTAGCAAGGGACTACGCAAGGCGAATTATTGAAATTGGTTTGGTACATAATTCAAGTTTGTTGTCTGAACAAGAAATTATAAATATAAGACCACCCTATTCTATTGGTGGTCTTAGAAATTTAGGTGAATTTGATTATGGCGAAAAAGACTATGGTTATGATGGGCCAATCCATATGGATTTTAGCAACTACACAATTGGACGAATAGTAAAAAATGGCGGTTCGTATTCTAATCCACCAGAGAAGGAAAAAGTTAGAAGACAAATCTATTGGAGAATTTATGATTTAGGTTGGAATGCAGAATTATTCAAAGAAGCAGAAAAGGCACTTGGAAATGACAATTATTACAACAGAGGAAGAACAGAACAAGCGACAGTTGAACGCTATGGGAAAAAGTATTCTTGGATAGCGTATTTTGAAAATGCAGGATTAAGAGATGACCTAGGTTTACTAGACAGAGATTGGGATACATTTAGGTTATCTGATGCAGATATTGACCCGAGTTTCCCTGAAGAACCAAAAAACGAATTGTTTTTAACGCATAATTTATTGGGCGAGAAAACAACACCACTTGTTGATTGGTATGAGAATGGAGGAATGCCCTTCGTTGAAGAATATTTAACCGTAAATAATTTGAAAGGAAATAATGGAGATTGGATTTGTTTAGATTCATACATTGGACAAGAGGATATGTCAATAGAAAGAAATCGCTTTACCTTTATTCGTGGACTTATTGTTAAAAATAGTGATTATGATAATGTTATCAAGTTGTTAAATATCCAAAATATGGGTGGTAGATGGTTACCTGAAAAAAGAGAAAACTATTATAGTTATGCAGGTGAATTATACATTTTTAATGATGCCACTCATGACAACGAAACTATCTTAGAATTTAAAACCGCTAAGAAAACAATAAAAATAAAAAAAGGTGAACCTGGATACTACTCATCTGTTTTTTTTGACCTGAAAGATAACGAGATAAGTACAAGAGAAAAATTTCCCGAAGAAATAGAAAAGGAAGTTTCAGAAATCAAAGAATTTGACGCGTTAATGCCCGTAATGGAATACAACTGGGAGAGCTATCATAGTTCTACCAATAATGCTGGTCATATTACAGTTCCTGCTAAAGAAATAGCTAATCACTTGAAATTGATAAGTCAACCTCAAACATTTGATTTGCTTGACAGTGATGGAAACATTGCAAGTTTAAATCTTAAATACCACAATAACTATAACAACAGTCATAGCTTTGTTTACATAAGACAAGATTTGCTTGATAAGTATCTAATAGAAACCAATAGCAAATATATTTGGATAATTTGGGGCGAGCGTGATGTAAGATTCAAAACAGAAGAAAGACGACAAGATTTTTTTAAAGCAAATCCATTCAAAGAACATCAGGTTTTTCAAAAAGTAGTAGAGTACAAATAA